The segment gGAGAGCGGGACTCCGGCCAGGTCTCTCCCATTTCCTTAACCCGAGCCACCCCTTCCCTGCCGGATGTGCCGGGCCCCGCGGCGCCCGAGGATGCAGGATGAGGCTCCAAGCTCCTCCTGGCACAGATGGGATTGGGCGAGCTGCCAACACCTGACTCAGTTTCCCCACGCTTTGGCTGTGCATGGCCCTGTCTCACTCCCCTGGGGGatgtgggacagcaggaggacaCAGTGATGGGGACCACGGGAATGGGGACTATTGGAGGGAGCAGCCTCCCAGCACCACACTGCACCCACCTGGATCCCATtccctgtgggctgcagggTCCCATGGAGTTCCTCCTGCTCAAAGGGACACCTCAGGGTCACCTGTAGGATCCCATCCCCTGTGGAGAGGGCATCCAGTAACAGGACCCCCCTCCCTGGAAAGAGTTGACACTCTGGGTagctgagctgggcagtgggGATGAGAAATGCATGGCAGGGCCAAAGCTCCataggtttgttttttaattacacctgaaataattataaattaaaaattttaaaatgtgaaatttctACTAAAAGCTCCAGCTCGTCTCATTGGCAGAgcatggcacagcctggggtggCACACAATAGCATCCATGCCATGGCCTGGAATAAAGGCATGGAATGCTCTGGGTGGGCAGGGATCTGAAAGCCCAACTCATTCCACCCcgtgccacaggcagggacacccaagttgctccatgccctgtccaacctggccttggacactagcagggatgggacagccacagctcctctgggcagcctatGCCAGGCCCTCAGCACCCTTACAGCCAAGAACTTCTTCCCAGTAACCCATCTAATCCTGCCTTCtggcagtttgaagccattctcctCTGTCAGGTCCCTTGGGAATattctctctccatcttccttgtTGGCTCCATCAGATACTGGAGGGCCACAGTGAGGTCACCCCAGAgattctcttctccaggctgagcactcccagctctgccagcctttcctcctagcagagctgctccatccctctgctcaccctggtgcctcctctggactctctccagcagctccaggtccttcctgtgctgggccccagggctggggcagctctgcacgtggggtctcacctgagaggggcagaggggcacaaTCCcaatccctttcctgctgcccacgctggggATCAacccagggcagggttggggcATGGCCAGCCCTCACCACCTGCagccccaagtccttctcacGGGGCTGCTCCCTCTactcatccccagcctggctgatcTCACGGTTTGCTCTgacccaggggcagcaccagcacttggTGATGTTAAATCTCAGGAGATTCCCATGGGTCCCTTCTGGAGCTTGTCCAGGGCCCTCTGGATGGCCCTGTCCTTCAGGAGTGTCACTGCACCCTCagcctggtgtcacctgcaaacctgctgagggtgCCCCGAACCCTCTGTGCCAGTGATGGAGATCTCAAATGTCACTGGTCCCAGTACAGACCCTGGGACACCACTGGTCACTGATGGCCACTGTGAGCCACTGACTCCCTCGATGTGACCATCCAGCCAATCCCTTATCCATCTGACAATCCATCCATGGAATCCAGCTCTCTCCACTGCAGAGAGAAGGATGTTGGCTGGGATTGTCTCCAGGCTGTATAGAAATCAGGATAAATGTCATCCATAACCTTTCTCTTGCCCACTGAGGGAGTCACTCCATCACAGAAGGCCCCTGGGTTGGTCTGGCTGGACTTGCCCTTGGTGCAGCCACGCTGGCTGTCCCGGGTCACCTCCtgtcctccctgcccctgcctcagCAGAGCTTCCAGGAGGGTCTGTCCCAGGATCCTCCCGAGCACACAGGGGACGATGACTGGCCGGCAGGTCCGCGCCCCAGGCTCCTCCTTTCCACCCTTTTTGAAGATGGGGACCAGGACTCCGTTTTTTTCCAGGCACCTGGGACCTGACCGGACATCCAGGACCTTCCAAATATCCTGGAGAGCGGCTgggcagctccatcagccaATTCCTTCAGGACTCAGGGACGGACCTCGCGCAGGATGGCGCAGTCCGGGACGGCGGGGCATGTCCCCACTGTCCGCCACGATACAGCGCACCACGTCGCGACACAGCGCGACGTGTCCCGCCATCCGTCGCTccgcggcggcgggcggggcgtGTCGCCTGGGTCGGGGCGTGTCGCCGGTCGGTGCGTGTCCCGGGGCGTGTCCCGGGGCGTGTCGCCGGTCCGTGCGTGTCCCGGGGCGTGTCCTCGGCGGCGGCGCCGGCACCGGGAGCGCAGCGATGGCGGCGGCGGAGCTGGAACGGCTGCGGATGGCGGGGGCCGGGATGGCCATCGCCGTCCTCACCAGCGGCGGCGACGCGCAAGGTgcgcccggcggggcgggggatCGGCCCGGGCCCGCGGCGTCCCCGCGTGTCCGTGCCCGCGACCGCCCGGGGCCAGAGCCCGCGGCCCGCGCTCCTCCCCGGGCGGGCGGATGGGGACCCCCCTGCCGTGTGCCCCCCGCCCGCGCCGCTTCCTCGTCCCCGTCACCCTCGGGCCGTGGCCGTGGGAGGGCAGGGGCCCCACGGGGGGAGCCCCACGGAGGGGGTGTGCCCGTCCCGGTCCCCATCCCCGTCCCCCCTGGGATAAGCAACTCGCTCCCGGTCAGTTTCTCGTCCCCAGCTGTGCGCTGAGTTTCCCCGTTCTCAGCCCACGTGGCTCCCCGCCCACTCACGGGGACACCTCAGGGTCATCTGTCAGATCCCATTCTCTGTGGGGTGCAGAGTCCTATGGGGCTCCCCCTGCTCGAAGGGACACCTCAGGGTCACCTGTAGGATCCCATCCCCCGTGGGGCACAGGATCCCATGGGGACGCTCCATCTCACATATCACTTTTCCAGGCATGAACGCCGCTGTCCGCGCTGTCACCCGCATGGGGATATACGTGGGAGCCAAGGTCTTCCTCATCTACGAGGTTGGGGTtcccccctgctccccatcATGGCTGAGGGaatcctccccctccccctgtgCCGAGGCACCTTTCACCTCCACCCTCTGCTTCTCCACAGGGCTACGAGGGGCTGGTGGAGGGGGGTGACAACATCAAGCAAGCCAACTGGCTCAGCGTCTCCAACATCATCCAGCTGGTGAGGGTCACCATGGGGCCAGGGGACTCCAGATCCCAGCCCCCCAAAGGTGTGTGACAAGCCACGTGTCCCATTTTGTCCCCAGGGCGGGACGGTGATCGGCAGCGCCCGCTGCAAGGCCTTCACCACGCGGGCGGGCCGGCTCCGGGCCGCCCGCAACCTGGTGGAGCACGGCATCACCAACCTGTGCGTCATCGGCGGCGACGGCAGCCTCACCGGCGCGGACATCTTCCGCTCCGAGTGGGCTGGGCTGCTCGAGGAGCTGCTCCGAGATGGTGGGTGAGCCCCTCACAGCCCGTTTGGGGGTGCTGAGGTCCAGAGGGTCACCCCGGTGCTGTGACCCCAAGGAGgcctgggctccagccccatGGTGGTGGGGACATGAGTGCCCTGAAATAACCGGTGTGGTGGCCGTGACCCCCCTCCAGGGCAGATCAGCGAGGAGGTGGCGAGGAAGAACTGCCACCTGAACATCGTGGGGCTGGTGGGCTCCATCGACAACGACTTCTGCGGCACCGACATGACCATCGGCACCGACTCGGCGCTGCACCGCATCATGGAGGTCGTGGATGCCATCACCACCACGGCACAGAGGTGAGGGGGACGGGGgactgggggctgcagctccccagccatTGCACCCACCCACCTCCTTCTCTCCCCACCCTTGTCCTTGCAGCCACCAGCGGACCTTCGTGCTGGAGGTGATGGGTCGCCACTGCGGGTAAGCCCCCGTGGGTGGGGAAGCCATTGGTGGGACGGGATGCCATGTTTTGGGGCCAGTGCTGCCACCGCCGTGTCCCCCCAGGTACCTGGCGCTGGTGTCCGGCCTGGCCTCGGGCGCTGACTGGCTCTTCATCCCTGAATCCCCTCCGGAGGACGGCTGGGAGGACCTCATGTGCGAGAGGCTCGGGGAGGTGAGGGGGGGTTCCTGCCATCCCTTCATGCCCTGTTACCCCCGGGAGTCCCTGTGGGGGCccgggctgagccctgcagccatGCCCGGCCCCCACGAAGCTTCGGGAGCTGCCGCCATTGTCCCTGTGAACCGGAGCACTCAGCCGAGCGCAAATCCAGCCCTCGCGTGCCAGGGGCAGCGCTGGCTTGGGGGCTCAGCTGCCCGTGACCTGAcccacccccagggcagcacagagggtgggaaggggagggtgCTTACACACGGCCCATGGTGAGTTTTGGCTGAGCTGTGGTGGCCGTTTGTCCTCCCCTCGTGGCAGACACGCAGCCGGGGCTCGCGGCtcaacatcatcatcatcgCCGAGGGCGCCATCGACCGCAGCGGCAAACCCATCTCCTCCAACTACGTGAAGGATGTAAGGGACTGCCCCGGCACCACCCTGGCACCCACGGACACCGGCGGGTCCCCAACGTGGTGTCCCCTCTTCCCCACAGCTGGTGGTGCAACGCCTGGGCTTCGACACGCGGGTCACCGTCCTCGGCCACGTGCAGCGCGGAGGGACCCCGTCCGCCTTTGACCGCGTGCTGGTAGGTGCAGGGGAGGACAGAGAGGGGGaatcctgctcctgccatcccTCTGCCCAATGGAACGGGGTGAGGCTCGgatgggctcagccctgctgtgctgggcagagctgtgcaccCGTTTCTCCAAATTTTCTCCCATTTACTCCAAAATTCACGGATTTTTACATAAAACCATCAGCTTTCCAGCAGTGAATCAGCAGCCACATGGTTTCCAAGGCTGTGGGAGCATCTCTGAGCATCCCacccagctggcactggtggGCCCCAGTGTCACAGCTACCCCTGTCCCTTTGCAGAGCAGCAAGATGGGGATGGAGGCGGTGATGGCGCTGCTGGAGGCCACGCCGGACACCCCGGCCTGTGTGGTCAGCCACTCCGGGAACCAGTCGGTGCGGCTGCCACTCATGGAGTGTGTCCAGGTGGTGAGTACCAGGGAAGTTGGGTGGGGGTCTCACTCCCCTCCCTGTGAACGTGGGTGTTATGGTTCTGCATCTTTCTCCCTTCTCAAGACAAAGGATGTGCAGAAGGCCATGGACGAGAAGAGGTTTGAGGAAGCCATCCAGCTCCGTGGaaggtgaggagcagggacCAGGACCCGGGGAGACATCCCTCTTGGATAGGGGCTTTTCCTTCTGGGGAGGCTgttggctcctgcagccagaagGGTGTCCCCAGTCACACCCCAGGGGCACTGGGGAGACTTCCCCTTCTCTCAGACATGCCTTGGGGATACATCACCGTGTCCTTGCAGGAGCTTTGAGAACAACTGGAACATCTACAAGCTGCTGGCGCACCAGAAGCCAGCTCAGGAGAAGGTGAGGGGtgatggggagcagcagggtgcACCATCCCCGCCTTGGGGACATGTGGGGATGTGctgttcccatccctgtccccgcAGAGCCCCTTTAGCATGGCCATTCTGAACGTGGGAGCGCCGGCCGCCGGCATGAACGCTGCTGTGCGCTCGGCCGTGCGCATCGGCATCTGCCAGGGACACACCATCTACGTGGTGAATGACGGCTTCGAGGGCCTGGCCAAGGGGCAGGTAAGGGGGAACCCTGAGCCTGGGATGTCCCAGAGGATGGGGTTGGGCTTGGGGGAGGGGGGCTCTTCCCACCCCTAACCTGTCGCTGGTGCCTTCAGATCCGCGAGGTGGGCTGGCATGACGTGGCAGGATGGCTGGGCCGTGGTGGCTCCATGCTGGGCACCAAGCGGtgagtgcagccctggggacgGAGGCATAAGGAAAGGGTGTCCCCAGCATCCTCACCCCACTGTCTGCCCCCCTTCCCCACCTCAGGACACTGCCCAAGACCTGCATGGAGAAGATTGTGGAGAATGTGCGCAAATTCAAcatccaggggctgctggtCATTGGGGGCTTTGAGGTGAGGCAGAATCCTCGGTTCAGTGGGGACTGGGGTGACTCTGGGCATCCCAGAGGAATCTTTCTGGGATGTGGAtctggctgcagggccagcatgTCCCAATCCCTCGGCTGCTTGCAGGCGTACGAGggggtgctgcagctggtggaggCACGCGGGCAGTATGAGGAGCTCTGCATCGTCATGTGCGTCATCCCCGCCACCATCAGCAACAACGTGCCCGGCACCGACTTCAGCCTGGGCTCCGACACGGCCGTCAACGCTGCCATGGAGGTGAGGGGCACGGATGGGAACAGCTCACGGGGCCACCGTGCTCCACCAGCTTCCGTCACAGCCTGGAGTGGCCAATGTCCCATGCTAGGGAAGCAAAGGTGGCTTTCCCTGGTGTGACCTCCCCTTGTTTGGGCACAGAGCTGCGACCGCATCAAGCAGTCGGCCTCGGGCACCAAGCGCCGCGTGTTCATTGTGGAGACCATGGGGGGCTACTGCGGGTACCTGTCCACGGTCACCGGCATCGCCGTGGGCGCCGACGCTGCCTACGTCTATGAAGATCCCTTCACTATCCACGACTTAAAGGTGGGCGGGCAGGAGTGGCTCTTGGctgaaatgagaaggaaaatcagggaagggagggctccagagcagggcaggggctggaggacaTGGCCATGCTGGGTTGGTGTCAGGACAGGACGGCTGTGGGATGGCTGCTGGCATCTTGGTGTTCATCTTGCAGGCCAACGTGGAGCACTTGACTGACAAAATGAAGACGGATATCCAGAGGGGGCTGGTGCTGCGGTGAGTtgggggcacctggggacagtcactgcaaaccccagccctgtggcagggagcaaggctggagctgagcccttcCCATGGCCCGAGAGGGGTCCTGGGCATGGTGAGGTTTGGCACtttgccctggggacactgggtgCCTCCGCTGCCattcccacccagccccagggtccTCCTGGGGACACAGACTGAGGCTCTGGGCCTCAGGGAGAACAAGAAAGGTGTTATGGGAAACAAAGGGGGATCCCTTGGGCATGtcaagggaaggagcagcccccccaagcccttccctctgctccccagcaatGAGAAGTGCCACGAGCACTACACCACCGAGTTCCTCTACAACCTTTACTCCTCCGAGGGCAAAGGCATCTTTGACTGCAGGATCAACGTCCTGGGCCACCTCCAGCAGGTACAGAAGTACAGGGGACAGGGTGGCATGGCCCCTGCTGGCCctgagagctgggcagggcctgACATCCCCATTTCTTTGTCCCCAGGGGGGAGCACCGACCCCCTTTGACCGGAACTACGGGACCAAGCTGGGAGTGAAGGCGGTGCTGTGGATGTCAGAGAAGCTGCAACAAGTCTACAGCAAGGGTGAGCCGAGGGCTGGGGATCCCAGGGGGTAGGGGaggctggtggctgctgctccaggcttcCAGGCTTGGCCCCCAGTGAGATGGCCAGGGTCAGCAGTGTCCCTCTTGCAGGGCGTGTGTTTGCCAACTCTGGAGACACTGCCTGTGTGATCGGGCTGCGGAAGAAGGTGGTGGCCT is part of the Serinus canaria isolate serCan28SL12 chromosome 9, serCan2020, whole genome shotgun sequence genome and harbors:
- the PFKL gene encoding ATP-dependent 6-phosphofructokinase, liver type isoform X1, yielding MAAAELERLRMAGAGMAIAVLTSGGDAQGMNAAVRAVTRMGIYVGAKVFLIYEGYEGLVEGGDNIKQANWLSVSNIIQLGGTVIGSARCKAFTTRAGRLRAARNLVEHGITNLCVIGGDGSLTGADIFRSEWAGLLEELLRDGQISEEVARKNCHLNIVGLVGSIDNDFCGTDMTIGTDSALHRIMEVVDAITTTAQSHQRTFVLEVMGRHCGYLALVSGLASGADWLFIPESPPEDGWEDLMCERLGETRSRGSRLNIIIIAEGAIDRSGKPISSNYVKDLVVQRLGFDTRVTVLGHVQRGGTPSAFDRVLSSKMGMEAVMALLEATPDTPACVVSHSGNQSVRLPLMECVQVTKDVQKAMDEKRFEEAIQLRGRSFENNWNIYKLLAHQKPAQEKSPFSMAILNVGAPAAGMNAAVRSAVRIGICQGHTIYVVNDGFEGLAKGQIREVGWHDVAGWLGRGGSMLGTKRTLPKTCMEKIVENVRKFNIQGLLVIGGFEVRQNPRFSGDWGDSGHPRGIFLGCGSGCRASMSQSLGCLQAYEGVLQLVEARGQYEELCIVMCVIPATISNNVPGTDFSLGSDTAVNAAMESCDRIKQSASGTKRRVFIVETMGGYCGYLSTVTGIAVGADAAYVYEDPFTIHDLKANVEHLTDKMKTDIQRGLVLRNEKCHEHYTTEFLYNLYSSEGKGIFDCRINVLGHLQQGGAPTPFDRNYGTKLGVKAVLWMSEKLQQVYSKGRVFANSGDTACVIGLRKKVVAFSPVTELKKVTDFEHRLPQEQWWLNLRLMLKMLANYQISLTEYISGQMEHVTRRTLSIEKGF
- the PFKL gene encoding ATP-dependent 6-phosphofructokinase, liver type isoform X2; protein product: MAAAELERLRMAGAGMAIAVLTSGGDAQGMNAAVRAVTRMGIYVGAKVFLIYEGYEGLVEGGDNIKQANWLSVSNIIQLGGTVIGSARCKAFTTRAGRLRAARNLVEHGITNLCVIGGDGSLTGADIFRSEWAGLLEELLRDGQISEEVARKNCHLNIVGLVGSIDNDFCGTDMTIGTDSALHRIMEVVDAITTTAQSHQRTFVLEVMGRHCGYLALVSGLASGADWLFIPESPPEDGWEDLMCERLGETRSRGSRLNIIIIAEGAIDRSGKPISSNYVKDLVVQRLGFDTRVTVLGHVQRGGTPSAFDRVLSSKMGMEAVMALLEATPDTPACVVSHSGNQSVRLPLMECVQVTKDVQKAMDEKRFEEAIQLRGRSFENNWNIYKLLAHQKPAQEKSPFSMAILNVGAPAAGMNAAVRSAVRIGICQGHTIYVVNDGFEGLAKGQIREVGWHDVAGWLGRGGSMLGTKRTLPKTCMEKIVENVRKFNIQGLLVIGGFEAYEGVLQLVEARGQYEELCIVMCVIPATISNNVPGTDFSLGSDTAVNAAMESCDRIKQSASGTKRRVFIVETMGGYCGYLSTVTGIAVGADAAYVYEDPFTIHDLKANVEHLTDKMKTDIQRGLVLRNEKCHEHYTTEFLYNLYSSEGKGIFDCRINVLGHLQQGGAPTPFDRNYGTKLGVKAVLWMSEKLQQVYSKGRVFANSGDTACVIGLRKKVVAFSPVTELKKVTDFEHRLPQEQWWLNLRLMLKMLANYQISLTEYISGQMEHVTRRTLSIEKGF